The Flavobacterium sp. IMCC34852 genome contains the following window.
TATGACAACGCTCTTGGTAGGAACAGTAATATTCCAATTTAAGCGTGGCTTCGGAAAGGGTAAGTTTTTCGGTCATGGGTTTTGGTAGTAGGCGTAAAAGTAGGGAATTTTGGGGAAAGGGGAAAGGGGAAAGGGAAAAGGGATAAGGGAAGTTTTTTGTAGCAGTTTATCTTGTTACACTTTTTCACTGCCAACTGACCACTAAACACTGACCACTGACCACTGACCACTCCAAGTTGGAATCGTGCTGCTCTGCTTTAGGATTGTGCTGCTCCAAGTTAGGATAGTTGTTTCCCGGGGAGGAAAGTCTGCTCTGGGTTGGGATTGTGCTACTCTGATTTAGGATTGTGCTGCTCCAAGTTGGGATAGTGCTGTTCTGAGTTGGAATCGTGATGCTCCGGGTTGGGATTTTACTGTTTCGGGTTGGGATTGTGCTTTCCCAAGTTAGAAAACCGGTGTTTCAGATTGGGTTAGGTCTGTAGTAATCTCTTCTCGCTTACCTTTTTTACTAAACACTGACCACTGAATACTGACCACTCCAACTATCATTCAAAGGCCTACAAAAAAGCGTAAGCCAAAACACTACTCCAACCTAGGCTATCATAAGATTTAACCGATATTTTAGCCTACAACCGTTTCAATTTGAAAGCAATACCCCAAATTGTTAAAAAAAATGTTGATTACTTAATCATTTCTTAAACCAAACCCCTTGTTTTTTAGTAATTTAGATGTAGTTTTGTAGCCCCTTTTCTATCTGTCATTTCTTGGCCTTTTTTTGTGCGCCAAAAATTGTGATTTGACGTGCCCAAAATTTAACAGATGACTATGAAACTATATTTTATAATTGTATGAAATTTAAATTATTACTGGTTACTTTTTTTGCTTTAGTACTTAATTCGGTTAGTTCTTATGGGCAGGTTACCATCTTTTCAGAAAACATGGGAACGCCATCAGCAAACACAGCAATTGCTACTTATGTCGGTGGAACAGCTCCGGCAACTTTCCAAAACGTATCTACTTTAACTTATACAGGAGTTGGAACAACAGATGTGAGAACTTCTACACCTTCTACTGGTTATGCGGGTGCGTCTGGAAATGGAAATGTGTTTATAACAAGCACTATAGGAAATTCTTTCCAGATTTCCGGTATTAATACCTCTGGTTATACATCTTTGTCTTTATCTTTTGGGCAGCATAAGAGTACAACAGGGAGTACAGGTTCAGATCTTTTAGTTGAAGTTAGTTCAGATGGAACAACGTATACAGCACTAACTTATACAAGAGCAACTGGTACAGGAACTGCTGTTTGGGCTTTGGTTACTCCAACCGGAACTATTCCTTCAACGACGAATTTAAGAATTAGATTTAGACAAACTGCTACTGCGACTCAATACAGAATTGACGACGTAGTTTTAACAGGAACGGTAGCCGGAATTGTGAGTATCGCTTCAGGAAACTGGAGTGACCCTGCCACTTGGACCGGAGGCAATGTGCCTGATCCCAGTGAAAATGCTATCATTCAAAACGGTCACGTAGTAACCATGGACAGCGCCACTTATAACATTAGAAATGCCAATACTACTGTTGATGCCGGTGGTACATTGGCCACGAACTTAACTTTTACCAATAACGGAATCGCTACCATCAACGGAACGTTTCAAATCAATGCCGGTGGTTACGCTGATGGGACTAATTTGTCTTATGGGACCAATGGGACACTCAACTTTAATACGGGCTGGACTTACAACGTTGCGAATACGCATACTTATTGGCCGGCTGCTGTTGGTGCTCCAAAGAATGTAAACATTGCTTCGGGCACTACGGTGGTAATGGCTATCAATGCTTACCGTGCCATTAGTACCGGTGGTGTGTTGAGCATAGCCGGTGCTTTAACTTTGACCACCAATCCAACCATTACCGTTAACGGAACTTTGCGTTTGGATGCCGGAGGGTATTTGAACGCAGGTGCTATGCCAATTTACGGTAATGCCTCGACTTTGCTTTACAATACCGGAGGCACTTATGGTCGCGGTTTAGAGTGGAATGCAGCCGGAGTAGGTACTATCGGCACTACGCCGGGGTATCCGAATCATGTACAAATCAGCAACAATACTACGATTAATTATATCAACGGTGCGGCTTCGGGTGCTGTAGGGTCTAAAGCCATAGCCGGTAATTTGACTATCGATGCCGGTAGTGCTTTACACATGGATTATGGCAGTGTGTCGGCCGGAGGCGAATTAGTAGTAGCCGGAAATATAACCAATGCCGGAACCCTAACTTTAGGATTTGCCGTAGGCGATGATTTGCGAGTAACCGGAAACTTAACCAATACCGGGACTTTCAACGGCAGCAACAGAGCGGTTTATTTTAACCGAACCGGAACCCAAATTGTTACATCGGCAGCAGGAATAACCATTCCGTATTTGCGCACCGCCGGTAGCGGAACAACGGTGCAATTCACCGCCGGAACCAATGTCGTAGTATCGGCAGCTTTAACCGGAAATGCGGTTGTTTTTGGCAGCGCTTCGGATGTGATTGATCTTAACGGAAATACCTTAACCATAGGAACAGCCTCCGTAGCCAATGTCATCGTAGGAACCGGAACTTTCAAAGGAAGTACGACTTCTAACCTAACATTATTAGGAACGGGCAGTATTGGAACAGTCTATTTTACGACCGGTTTCCAAAACTTGGGCACCTTTACCGTAAACAGAACTTCGGGCGCTGTGGCTTGTGTGTTGGGGTCGCCTTTAGCAGTCAATACATCTTTGGCCTTGACCAATGGTATTGTTGATTTAGGGAATAACCCAATGACCATCGGCGCTTCGGGAACGATTACCGGTGCTTCTTCGAGTAACTTTATCATAGCCGATGTGGCGAATGGAGCGAGTGTTGCTTTGCGCAAAACTTTATCAGCGGCCGGAACCTTTACTTTCCCTATAGGCGATAGTGCTGCTTCGGCAGACGGTATGCAATATTCACCGGTAACCGTGGTTTTCTCCGGTGGAACTTATGGCGGTTATGCCGGATTTGCCGTAAATGATATTAAAGAACCCAATTTAGATGCTTCAACCCATTATATCACACGTTATTGGAAAGTGACTACTTCGGGAATCGCACCAACCACTTATGCCGTTACGGGAACTTACTTGCCGGTAGATGTAGTAGGAACAGAAGCGACTTGTCAATCCAACCAATGGAACGGCGCGAGCTGGACCAATGGTGGAGCACCGGTTACCACCAATACCATGAGCATTACTTGCAATACTTTCCCGGCGACCAATCATTTAACTGCCGGTGCCAGAGACCGCGAGATTAATGTAGTACAAGTAGCAACCAATTATTTAAACGGAAGCACTTATGATTTTGGAACAGTATTGACAAGTGCTACTTTAGATGTGGTGTTTACCATTCAAAACTTAGGACAACAAACCATCACGCTAACCAATCCTGCCCCAACGATTTCGGGTAATCCTCCTTATTCGGTATTTGCTAATTATTCGGGAGCTACAGTGCCAATTATCAGCGGAACTACGCCGGGCACGAGAACATTTACCATTCGTTTTGCACCAACTGCAGCAGGTACATTTACCGGAAGTGCAACCATCATTAACAATGATTCGAATGAGAATCCGTATGTAATCAACTTCACCGGAGTGGGACAATTGCCACAGCCGGATATCAATCTTCAGGGATTGGGCAACAATATTGCGCCGGGCAATACGCCGGTAGGAACAGACAATACCTTATTTGCCGCGCAGGCGATAGGCTCAACGTCAGCCGCCAATACTTTTACGATACAAAACTTAGGAACTGCCGGATTGAATTTGTCAGGCTTGAGTCCGTATGTGACTTTAGGTGGTGCTAATCCGAGCGATTTTGCAATAGTGGCTGTGCCTTCTAATAGTGTGGGTGTAGGTTCTTCGACCACTTTTACTATTACTTTTACGCCAACTTTTTCAGGCACCAGAACGGCAACGGTAACCATTGCCAGTAATGATCCTGATGAGCCAAGCTATACCTTCAACATCAGCGGAACAGGAACTTGTACGGCTTTTGCGACCATTAGTACCGTAACGCCGGCCTCTGGACCGGTTGGAACGAATGTTACCATCACAGCAAGTTCGGGAGATTTAACCGGAACTACAGTTGCTTTTAATAGTATTCCGGCAACAATAATATCAAGTTCAGCCACTCAATTAGTGGTTACAGTGCCTGCGGGTGCTAT
Protein-coding sequences here:
- a CDS encoding choice-of-anchor D domain-containing protein; amino-acid sequence: MKFKLLLVTFFALVLNSVSSYGQVTIFSENMGTPSANTAIATYVGGTAPATFQNVSTLTYTGVGTTDVRTSTPSTGYAGASGNGNVFITSTIGNSFQISGINTSGYTSLSLSFGQHKSTTGSTGSDLLVEVSSDGTTYTALTYTRATGTGTAVWALVTPTGTIPSTTNLRIRFRQTATATQYRIDDVVLTGTVAGIVSIASGNWSDPATWTGGNVPDPSENAIIQNGHVVTMDSATYNIRNANTTVDAGGTLATNLTFTNNGIATINGTFQINAGGYADGTNLSYGTNGTLNFNTGWTYNVANTHTYWPAAVGAPKNVNIASGTTVVMAINAYRAISTGGVLSIAGALTLTTNPTITVNGTLRLDAGGYLNAGAMPIYGNASTLLYNTGGTYGRGLEWNAAGVGTIGTTPGYPNHVQISNNTTINYINGAASGAVGSKAIAGNLTIDAGSALHMDYGSVSAGGELVVAGNITNAGTLTLGFAVGDDLRVTGNLTNTGTFNGSNRAVYFNRTGTQIVTSAAGITIPYLRTAGSGTTVQFTAGTNVVVSAALTGNAVVFGSASDVIDLNGNTLTIGTASVANVIVGTGTFKGSTTSNLTLLGTGSIGTVYFTTGFQNLGTFTVNRTSGAVACVLGSPLAVNTSLALTNGIVDLGNNPMTIGASGTITGASSSNFIIADVANGASVALRKTLSAAGTFTFPIGDSAASADGMQYSPVTVVFSGGTYGGYAGFAVNDIKEPNLDASTHYITRYWKVTTSGIAPTTYAVTGTYLPVDVVGTEATCQSNQWNGASWTNGGAPVTTNTMSITCNTFPATNHLTAGARDREINVVQVATNYLNGSTYDFGTVLTSATLDVVFTIQNLGQQTITLTNPAPTISGNPPYSVFANYSGATVPIISGTTPGTRTFTIRFAPTAAGTFTGSATIINNDSNENPYVINFTGVGQLPQPDINLQGLGNNIAPGNTPVGTDNTLFAAQAIGSTSAANTFTIQNLGTAGLNLSGLSPYVTLGGANPSDFAIVAVPSNSVGVGSSTTFTITFTPTFSGTRTATVTIASNDPDEPSYTFNISGTGTCTAFATISTVTPASGPVGTNVTITASSGDLTGTTVAFNSIPATIISSSATQLVVTVPAGAITGNINITKTATGCILSSAYTVTNITGVCAGLTNLIMTEIYDQDGGSLGYIEVYNGTGATIDLTSYFIRRYADNAALIANSYTDYAFAPSITSIANGEVKYGRISNDANTASPDFDYSTPGFAGINGDDIFHLYQGTTLVDVYIVPNNTIGYTAKRNTNTAGPNTSSTPSDWTHTTTETLADLGTFVYTGPLSTVPTVTTDPVDVTTCNTTATFTAGATAGPGAGTLSYQWYYNSGTASGWTAVAASSLTGVAATNFNTNTLTLTGAIGAFSGYQFYCQVTQNTTCNVASDAAQLMVDATVWSGTAWSNGAPDLTTGVVIAGNYDTATDGSFEACSVTINPAVTLDINPNDHVAIQNNLYVNATGTLLVQNNGSLVMIDDAGVVTNNGTTNVIRTTAPFELYDYTYWSSPVNGANITSTFIGWRTDYSFEFNAANYSDLNTIDYYGTVTAAGVPDSFDDFAPWAWLPYTGNMTNGKGYAIMGPTGLAFAPSATTTVTFSGPVNNGVIQIPIVESGNAANTADDFNLIGNPYASAIFADDFITTNGTKTSGSLYFWTHVDDVSVSNPGPSLYNFITDDYAVYNLSGGTRASFTGSAVPTGYIASAQGFFVEAQGNNTLTFNNAMRDKDYDNDQFFRTAQPQAAEKDRLWLNLRNGDGMFGQLLVAYLPQSTLDFDWAYDARVNQSNNYLSFYTLGNNEKYKIQARSNFVESDIVPIGYFSSVDGEFSISIDQQEGVFNSEATNIYIEDLALNIIHDLKAAPYTFTTVNGKFDNRFLLRYTNGSALDNPDFDTLNNSVVVAANQGELMIKSYLQTINEVIVYDVLGRQLYQAKGIGANDFVANNITLSQQSLIVKIKLESGTVITKKILMN